ACCGATTTGGATGATACTGTCCCCGTGCCTCGGATGGCTCCCCGTGGTCTCAAAATCTACTACGATGAAACGATTCAATCTGTGGTCACCTCGTACGTTCGCGGTCTGTGTTCGTAAGTCCGCTCCCCTACAATTCGGCAAAGACCGGGAAATTTCCTGCTCACGCCTGCTTACGGGTGAAAGAGTTCGCGTTCCGTGGCGGGCTCTCCCAGTTTGTTCGCACACATTTGCAGATAAAACGGGATTTCGCGAAAATGGTCGCTATGCGGCAGCACCCTGCGGAAATACTGCTCGGCGAGCCGCCAATTTTCCTCGGCCATGGCGATCCGTCCGAGGTGGTAGCAACCCAAGGAGCGTACATAGGTGTCCGGATCATCCAGAAAGGGTTTGGCCAATTTTTTGGCTGCCTGGATGTCTCCCATCCATTCGTAGGCGGTAATCATGCCGGACTGAGCCAGACGGTGTTCGCGCTCGGTCAGCAGAATCGCGCGGAATGTTTCCAGCGCTTCTTCCACCCTGCCGTCGAAGAGAAGCATCCAGCCGTAGCTGAATTGAAAGTCGAGCTGATCCGGCGCCAGGCTTATCGCCTTTTTCATCAGGGTCAATGCCCGCTTCGTCCCGGCAATCAGCCAGGTATTCCACGCGAGACCGTGCCAGGTCCAGCCTTCCCGCGGCAAACGCTCGGTCAGAAAATGATAGCATACCTGCGCGCGGTGGTAATTGCCCAGCGACTCGTACAAAGAAGCCATCTCACGCAGCGTCTCGCTGTCCAGATGGCGGCTTGGCAAGCGAAGTGCAGGTGGCGCCTCCCGCTCGGCAGACGGGTCCTGGAGCTGCATCAAGCGCCACGCGCGCAGCCAGAGCATCTGGGCCTCCCAGTCCTGATCCGATTCTTCCAACAGATTCTCCACCGTATCCAGAGCTTCATGGGCTTCGCCGTCCTGCAAATAACACAGCGCCAGATTAAACCACGCATCCCCATGCTTGGGCCGTACGGCGATCGCCTCCCGAAAAGCTTGCGCCGCCTCCAGCCATTGCCCCTCTTCCGCCAGTATGCATCCGATCGCATTGTAGCTGATGGCCGTGACAGACGGAGAGCTGGCCGATCGGCTGAGCAGCCGAAATTCCCGCAGCGCCTCTTCTTTTTTTCCGCAGAACAGCAGACTGTAGCCGTAGTACAGGCGGCCGCTCTCCCAATCCGGTGAGGCTTCCACCAGCTCTTCGAAGCAGCGCTGCGCGTCCTGATACATCCGCAGATGATAGAAGCCTTCCCCTTTTCGGAACATATGCTCGTACTGAAGGTGGGACTGCAGTTCGGCCTCTTTTTGCAGAGCAGTGCCTGCCTTTGCGGGAGCAAAGGCAATAAGGGACTCGCTGTCCCCCGCCTTTTCTTTGCTAGCGATGGCGGTCTCCGGCTCCTTCTGCTCGGGAGATGCTTCGCCCTTTTGCGCTTGGGCGGCTAACCCTTTGGCTTCCTGCAGGATTTCTTCCAAGGAGCTCTCCTGCTCTACTTCATGTCCTTCCATTTTTTTGATCTGCCGAATGGCATAGGACAATTTCTCTTCGAATTGCAGCCACAGATCAACCAGTTTATCGCTAACCTTCCGAAGCTGAAAAAGCTGATCGGCGAGCTGAAGCTTTTCATGCTCGGTGGCGTCTGGCCATTCTCGTTCAATCGTCTCTGCTTTCCGTTGCAGTGTAAGGAACCAATCTTCTAGCTTCAAAAAAAGCCACCCCCTGTGAGGCGTGTGTAGTACTCATTGTCTCACAAGGGATGGGCCTCTATGCAGCGTCGCTGCACTTCCTCTCGGTCAAAGCACAGTCGCGTGCACTTCTTCCGAGAGCAGTTGGGCTATTTTATTATGTTCGTCCATAATCGCTACACGCGGCTGATGACGGCGCGCTTCTTCGTCGCTCATCAGCGCATAGGCGATAATAATCACGATATCTCCCGGCTGCACCAGTCTGGCAGCCGCTCCGTTCAAACAGATGACGCCGCTGCCCGGCTCGCCCTCGATCACATAGGTTTCCAGACGAGCACCGTTGTTGTTGTTTACAATCTGCACCTTTTCATTGGGCAAAATGTCCAGTGCGTCGAGAATCTCCTTGTCGATGGTAATGCTGCCGACGTAATTCAAATTGGCTTCCGTCACAGTAGCTCGGTGAATTTTTGCTTTCATCATCGTACGAAGCACAGTGGAAATCCTCCTCTTCCCCTCTATCATCGGGTCAAGATCATGTTGTCGATCAGCCGCGTGGCGCCGAAGCGGACGGCCAAAGCAACCAGGATCTGTTGACCCGTCCCCGCTGCTTCGACCGGCGTCAGATCGGGGTAGTTCAGTATTTCGATATAATCGATTTGGGCCAGCGGCTCCGCCTCGATCAGCCGCATCATCTCGCTTCTCACTTGCGCGGGAGCCTTATCCTGCGCGAGCAGCTCTTTGGCCATTTGCAGGCTGCGATACAGCACGGCGGCCTGCTTTCTTTCTTCCGGACTCAGATAGACATTGCGCGAACTCATCGCGACCCCATCTGCCTCCCGCACGATGGGACAAGGGATGATCGTCACGGGGACGGACAAATCCCGCACCATTTGCTCGACGACAGCCACCTGCTGGGCATCCTTTTGACCAAAAAAGGCTTCATCCGGCTGAACAATCTGAAACAGCTTCATGACCACCGTCGCCACTCCATCAAAATGGCCGGGACGGGAGCGGCCGCACAGCGGCTCCGATACACCGCTGACCGACACGGTGGTCTTGACCTGCGTCGGGTACATCTCTGCTACGCTCGGCGTAAACAACAGGTCTACGCCAGCCTCGGCCGCGAGACGGCTGTCCCGCTCCAAATCGCGCGGATAGCGCTCATAATCTTCGCTCGGGCCAAATTGGAGAGGATTGACGAAAATGCTCATGACGACAAAATCCGTTCGTTTCTTTGCTTCTTCCACCAGACTGAGGTGTCCCTCATGCAGATAGCCCATCGTGGGGACGAAGCCGATCCGTTTTCCCTGGCGGCGTGCTGCCCGGATCTGCTCGCGCAGCGCTTCGATGGTCTCGATTTGCTGAAGTGTCCGCATCGTCACTGTTCATCCCCTCCCCCGTACAGCCGGGAAATAACCTCTTCTTTGGCGTGAAAGACATGCTCCGGCCCGGGGAACTGACGCTCTTTCACTTCCGCTACATAGCTTTTGATCGCCTCGCGGACCGTATCGCCGATTTCTGCGTAGCGCTTCACAAATTTGGGCTTCAATTGGGAAGCGTAGCCGACGAGATCGTGATAGACAAGCACCTGGCCGTCAACGGAAGGACCTGCGCCGATCCCGATCACCGGGATGTCCAGCCTTGAGGATATCAGAGCGGCCAACTCCTCCGGCACGCATTCCAATACCAGCGCAAAGATTCCTGCTTCCTGCAGCACCTCTGCTTCTTCGACCAGCCGCCTTGCGGACTCCACATCTTTTCCCTGTACCTTGTATCCGCCGAGCTGGTGGACAGCTTGAGGCGTCAGGCCGATGTGGCCCATGACGGGAATGCCCGCCTGCACGCATTTTTTTACGAGCGGAGCCAGCTCGACGCCCCCCTCCATCTTTACAGCCTTGGCGAAGCCCTCTTGCATGAGCCGCCCCGCATTCTTCACGCCTTCCTCCAGCGTGCCATGATAGCTGAGGAAAGGCAAATCCGCCACGACAAACGCTCGTTTGGCCGCTCTCGTCACCGCTTTGGTGTGATGAACCATATCCTCCATGGTAACAGGCAGCGTAGAGTCGTACCCGAGAACCACCATGCCGAGTGAATCTCCCACCAGGAGGATGTCTGCCCCCGCTTCTTCCGCTAGCTTGGCCGATGGAAAATCGTACGCCGTGATCATGGCGATCGGCTCGCTTGCATGTTTTTTTGCACGCAGATCCGCAGTCGTGATCGGTGCCAGGTTGTTTGTCATTCCTCTCCCACCTCTACATGCGCCCCTCGTCCGTGAGACCTGTCAGGAAACAAAAAAACCTTCTCGCCGAAAAGGGAGAAGGTTGTCCACACAAAGAAAAGCCACACGGTTCATGTGTGTCACTGGATTCCCTCTGTCTCGGTCCACACAGGCTCTGAGCAGATTGTTGTCCATAGCATTGCACAATAATCAAAAGAAAAAACTCCATGTTCACCTTGCCGATGAGAGTGCCGTTCGGAAAACCGATACCGCCTCTACCACATGGAGTATACCAGAAAATTTAGGAATTTGCACGATAATTGACATCGGCGGAGTATACCTTGTGCCGTTTGCCTTGGGCGTCCTCCAGGATCAGGACCCCTTCCGCATCGAGGCCAATCGCTTTTCCCTCGAGGGATTGCTGAATCGTGCTGACCGTGATCCATTTGCCAATGGTATAAGAATTCTGCTCCCACTCCGACTTCACACGTTCGAAGCCTTCCCGCAGATAATCGTCGTACTCGCGCTCGAAATTTTCGCAAAAGCGCTGGATAAACCGGGCCCGCTTGAGCTTTTTGCCGGATTCGATCCGCAGAGACGTGGCGATCGACGCCAGTTCTTCCGGGAAATCCTCGCGGGTCATATTGGCATTTAAACCAATACCGATAACCAGGTAGTTGACGCGATCGGACTCGGCATTCAGCTCGGTCAGGATGCCGCTCACTTTTTTGTCTCCGATGAAGATATCATTCGGCCATTTGATCTTGGGCTCCACCCCGGTCTCCTCCCAGATCGTCTTGGCCAGCACGACTGCCGTGAGCAGCGTCATCTGCGGCGTCTTCGGCAGAGGTATCGCCGGTCTGACAATCAGGCTCATCCAGATGCCCGTGCCGCTCGGCGAATGCCAGGGGCGACCAAGACGCCCCTTTCCCCCTGTCTGCTGCTCAGCGATCACCAGCGTCCCCTCCGGCGCCCCTTTGCTGGCCGCTTCATGGGCGAGCGGCTGCGTGGACGGGACGGAATCATGGGCCATCACCACTTGGCCGATCCGGTAGGTATCCAGACCTGCCCGGATCTCCTCGGCGGAGAGACGGTCCGGTGCCGCGATCAACCGATACCCGGATTTGCGCACGGCTTCGATCTCGTAGCCGTCTTTGCGCAGCTCTTCGATATGCTTCCAGATCGCCGTCCGCGAACAGCCGCAGGTCTGGCTCAATTCCTCTCCGGAGATGAATTCTCGCGGTTTTGCGTGGAATGCATTGATGATCTCCTGTTTAATGTTCATATCGGACAACCTCTTTCCTCGCTTCCTCCAGCAAGGCCTCCGGCGTGTTGGGCAGGCGGTGAAACGCCGTCTGCTGCCAGAGATGCTGCAGGATGTGTTGGATCCATTGGCCCGGTTTTTTATCCAGCAGCACGGAGAGCTCTCTTCCGCTGATGGCGAGCTCCTGGATCGATTTTACCTGCATCTGTTCATAGGTCTCCCGCAGCGACCTGGTCACATCCGAAGCCGCGGCGCTGTTATGCCAGCAAGCCTGCAAAATACCGTCCAGTTTCTGACAAAATGCCCAGCCTCTCTGCAGCAAAAGCGATCGCCAGTCGATCTCCCGCGGCTGATCCCAATGCGGGCGGAGCTCTGTCAGACACTCCACAAACGCGCAGATGGTCTCCTTTTCCCGCTTGGACAGCTTGAGCACCTGACATACCTGCCTGGCTTCTTCTGCGCCAAACCCGCTGCCGTACAGCAGCAGCGACCATTTTTGGGTCAGCTCCGCAAGCCGGGGCAGCCGCGGTGCGTGTGGGATCCCAGCGGAGAAGAGCCGGTCAAGCAGCGGCCAGCTCTTCAATGCGGCGGTTTGGCAGAGCAGCGCGACGCCTACGGCCGGGGCCGGGCTGTCGATGATCTTGTGCAGCTCTTCCCGGACGCGCTCGATCGCGATATGGATCAGCAAGCTGGCGGTCTCCTCCATCGCCCGCAGCGTATCCGGCTCGATTTGAAATTGCAATTGCGCGGCAAAACGGGCTGCACGCAGAATGCGCAAGGCATCCTCGCGAAATCGCTCGGCGGGCACCCCTACCGCGCGAATCCAGCCCTGTTTCAAATCATCCAAACCGGCGAAGGGATCCTCCAGTTTGCCGCGAAGATCCATCGCCATCGCATTCATGGTAAAATCACGGCGCATCAGATCAAGCCGGAGCTCCGAAACGAAGCTGACTTCGCTGGGTCTTCGATAATCCTCGTACTTCCCCTCGGTCCGGTAAGTGGTCACCTCGAACAGCATTCCCCCCGATTTGACCGAAACCGTCCCATGCTTCAGCCCGGTAGGCACATGGGCGGGAAACAGCCGCATGACGTCGCCCGGATGGGCATTTGTGCATATATCTATATCGTGCACAGGCCGATTCAGCAGCCAATCGCGGACGCAACCACCGACAAAGTACGCTTCGTACCCGCTGGCTTCCAGCTTTTTCAAGATCTCCTCTGCCAGTTTTTTTGCCACAAGCTACACTCCGTTTTCGTCCGCCTGCAAAAAAGGAGGCGTCATTCATGAGATGGGTCATGGGCTTGACGATCATGATTGCCAAGCTGTTTCAGTTAGCCAAAAGCGGATTTCCCCGCTCTTGAAGCTATCTCGATTGTTGGAGCAGTTCCAGATAAAGCGTTTCGTATTCCGTGGTGATCTTTTCGTGACAAAACGTTTCACAGGAGCGCTCGATGCTGCTGCGGGAAAAACGGGCATACAGCTCCTCATCCTGCAGCAGCAGCAAGGTTTTCTCCGCCAAGCCGGCTACATCGCCGATCGGCCGCAGAAAGCCGCATACGCCATCGAGAACGACCTCGGGCAGACCGCCAGCCACCGTTGCCACGACGGGTACGCCGCAGGCCATCGCTTCCAGCGCGACGAGGCCAAAGCTCTCTTTTTCTGATGGAAGCAGCATGACATCCGCCAGTGAAATCACTTCGGCGACGTCCTCCTGCTTGCCCAGAAAATGAACATCTGCCTCTAGCTTCTTCTCCGCAATCTTTTCACGCACCATGCTCAAATCGGGACCTTCCCCGATCAGAAGCAGTTTGGCGGGCATTTGCGCCCGGACCCGATCGAATACCTCAATCACATCCGGCGTCCGCTTCACCGGCCGGAAATTAGAGATGTGCATGATGATCTTTTCGCCATGGGGGGCAAACATCCGCCTGATCTCGCTCACTTCTTTGGGA
This sequence is a window from Brevibacillus composti. Protein-coding genes within it:
- the panB gene encoding 3-methyl-2-oxobutanoate hydroxymethyltransferase, whose translation is MTNNLAPITTADLRAKKHASEPIAMITAYDFPSAKLAEEAGADILLVGDSLGMVVLGYDSTLPVTMEDMVHHTKAVTRAAKRAFVVADLPFLSYHGTLEEGVKNAGRLMQEGFAKAVKMEGGVELAPLVKKCVQAGIPVMGHIGLTPQAVHQLGGYKVQGKDVESARRLVEEAEVLQEAGIFALVLECVPEELAALISSRLDIPVIGIGAGPSVDGQVLVYHDLVGYASQLKPKFVKRYAEIGDTVREAIKSYVAEVKERQFPGPEHVFHAKEEVISRLYGGGDEQ
- a CDS encoding CCA tRNA nucleotidyltransferase produces the protein MAKKLAEEILKKLEASGYEAYFVGGCVRDWLLNRPVHDIDICTNAHPGDVMRLFPAHVPTGLKHGTVSVKSGGMLFEVTTYRTEGKYEDYRRPSEVSFVSELRLDLMRRDFTMNAMAMDLRGKLEDPFAGLDDLKQGWIRAVGVPAERFREDALRILRAARFAAQLQFQIEPDTLRAMEETASLLIHIAIERVREELHKIIDSPAPAVGVALLCQTAALKSWPLLDRLFSAGIPHAPRLPRLAELTQKWSLLLYGSGFGAEEARQVCQVLKLSKREKETICAFVECLTELRPHWDQPREIDWRSLLLQRGWAFCQKLDGILQACWHNSAAASDVTRSLRETYEQMQVKSIQELAISGRELSVLLDKKPGQWIQHILQHLWQQTAFHRLPNTPEALLEEARKEVVRYEH
- the bshA gene encoding N-acetyl-alpha-D-glucosaminyl L-malate synthase BshA, encoding MKIGITCYPSLGGSGVVATELGKLLAERGHQVHFITSSMPFRLSKFHPNIFYHEVEVSHYDVFKYPPYDLTLANRMAQVARSEKLDLLHVHYAVPHALCAYLAKQMVGDHLKIVTTLHGTDITVLGYDSSLSSLIRFGIEQSDLVTAVSHDLIRETKELLHVEKQIVPVYNFVDKRRYYPKEVSEIRRMFAPHGEKIIMHISNFRPVKRTPDVIEVFDRVRAQMPAKLLLIGEGPDLSMVREKIAEKKLEADVHFLGKQEDVAEVISLADVMLLPSEKESFGLVALEAMACGVPVVATVAGGLPEVVLDGVCGFLRPIGDVAGLAEKTLLLLQDEELYARFSRSSIERSCETFCHEKITTEYETLYLELLQQSR
- the panD gene encoding aspartate 1-decarboxylase; translated protein: MLRTMMKAKIHRATVTEANLNYVGSITIDKEILDALDILPNEKVQIVNNNNGARLETYVIEGEPGSGVICLNGAAARLVQPGDIVIIIAYALMSDEEARRHQPRVAIMDEHNKIAQLLSEEVHATVL
- a CDS encoding tetratricopeptide repeat protein, which codes for MKLEDWFLTLQRKAETIEREWPDATEHEKLQLADQLFQLRKVSDKLVDLWLQFEEKLSYAIRQIKKMEGHEVEQESSLEEILQEAKGLAAQAQKGEASPEQKEPETAIASKEKAGDSESLIAFAPAKAGTALQKEAELQSHLQYEHMFRKGEGFYHLRMYQDAQRCFEELVEASPDWESGRLYYGYSLLFCGKKEEALREFRLLSRSASSPSVTAISYNAIGCILAEEGQWLEAAQAFREAIAVRPKHGDAWFNLALCYLQDGEAHEALDTVENLLEESDQDWEAQMLWLRAWRLMQLQDPSAEREAPPALRLPSRHLDSETLREMASLYESLGNYHRAQVCYHFLTERLPREGWTWHGLAWNTWLIAGTKRALTLMKKAISLAPDQLDFQFSYGWMLLFDGRVEEALETFRAILLTEREHRLAQSGMITAYEWMGDIQAAKKLAKPFLDDPDTYVRSLGCYHLGRIAMAEENWRLAEQYFRRVLPHSDHFREIPFYLQMCANKLGEPATERELFHP
- the panC gene encoding pantoate--beta-alanine ligase, with product MRTLQQIETIEALREQIRAARRQGKRIGFVPTMGYLHEGHLSLVEEAKKRTDFVVMSIFVNPLQFGPSEDYERYPRDLERDSRLAAEAGVDLLFTPSVAEMYPTQVKTTVSVSGVSEPLCGRSRPGHFDGVATVVMKLFQIVQPDEAFFGQKDAQQVAVVEQMVRDLSVPVTIIPCPIVREADGVAMSSRNVYLSPEERKQAAVLYRSLQMAKELLAQDKAPAQVRSEMMRLIEAEPLAQIDYIEILNYPDLTPVEAAGTGQQILVALAVRFGATRLIDNMILTR
- a CDS encoding biotin--[acetyl-CoA-carboxylase] ligase codes for the protein MNIKQEIINAFHAKPREFISGEELSQTCGCSRTAIWKHIEELRKDGYEIEAVRKSGYRLIAAPDRLSAEEIRAGLDTYRIGQVVMAHDSVPSTQPLAHEAASKGAPEGTLVIAEQQTGGKGRLGRPWHSPSGTGIWMSLIVRPAIPLPKTPQMTLLTAVVLAKTIWEETGVEPKIKWPNDIFIGDKKVSGILTELNAESDRVNYLVIGIGLNANMTREDFPEELASIATSLRIESGKKLKRARFIQRFCENFEREYDDYLREGFERVKSEWEQNSYTIGKWITVSTIQQSLEGKAIGLDAEGVLILEDAQGKRHKVYSADVNYRANS